From Candidatus Bathyarchaeota archaeon, one genomic window encodes:
- a CDS encoding 30S ribosomal protein S6e, translated as MAKFKIILSDPETGKSQIVELEGSRAVPLVGRRLGEIIDGTAVGLGGHKLKITGGSDKDGFPMRPGIHGGIKTRVIITKGVGFHSTRKGERRRKTLRGSVITEEIVQINMKITEKPKKAKKAKPSEKAETKAETAEKKPEEIEKSAKQKKKPKVIEEETKERKEKPKET; from the coding sequence ATGGCAAAATTCAAAATCATCCTTTCAGACCCCGAAACTGGAAAATCCCAAATAGTTGAACTGGAAGGCTCCCGAGCCGTTCCCCTTGTAGGAAGGAGACTAGGCGAAATAATAGACGGAACAGCTGTCGGACTGGGAGGGCATAAACTGAAAATCACGGGAGGCTCAGACAAAGACGGCTTTCCCATGCGACCAGGCATCCACGGCGGAATAAAAACCCGCGTGATAATAACCAAAGGCGTCGGCTTCCACTCAACTCGCAAGGGGGAACGTAGAAGAAAAACGCTTCGCGGAAGCGTCATCACCGAAGAGATCGTTCAAATTAACATGAAAATAACCGAGAAACCCAAGAAAGCAAAAAAAGCAAAGCCGTCTGAAAAAGCCGAAACAAAGGCTGAAACAGCAGAGAAAAAGCCAGAAGAGATAGAGAAATCAGCGAAACAGAAGAAAAAGCCGAAAGTTATCGAGGAAGAAACCAAGGAACGCAAAGAGAAACCAAAAGAAACCTAA
- a CDS encoding adenylosuccinate synthetase, giving the protein MGCTVVAGAFWGDEGKGKVISYLALKDKVDVCVRTGSVNAAHTVHFKGRRYALHMVPSTFVYDKCRLLIGPGANVDVFQFLKEVRETGVESRIGVDRQASIIEPHHSAIDKSDSHLKSLGTTGRGVGPAVQERAKRSAKLAKDVAELKRFLADATGEVNAAIDAKKTVVLEGTQGLMLSLYHGSYPYVTSRDTSAAAICSESGVGPSRVDKVLVVFKAFITRVGAGDLPGELSKEEAIRRRWFETAAGTGRDRRSAPFNFNLARRVAKIHGATEAAVTKLDILYPSCKNATSYDKLPQGARDFLVRVEEATGVPVTIVGTGPGALDIIDRRGSSS; this is encoded by the coding sequence ATGGGTTGTACAGTAGTTGCTGGTGCTTTTTGGGGAGACGAAGGCAAAGGCAAAGTCATATCCTACTTGGCTTTGAAAGACAAAGTCGACGTCTGCGTGCGCACGGGTTCTGTTAACGCTGCTCACACTGTGCATTTTAAGGGTAGACGTTACGCTTTACATATGGTGCCTTCCACATTTGTTTATGATAAATGTCGCCTGTTAATTGGTCCTGGAGCTAATGTTGATGTTTTTCAATTTTTGAAAGAGGTAAGAGAAACGGGAGTTGAGAGTCGGATCGGTGTGGACAGGCAAGCTTCTATCATTGAGCCGCATCATTCAGCAATAGACAAGAGCGACAGCCACTTGAAAAGCCTCGGCACTACTGGTCGAGGCGTTGGTCCCGCCGTGCAGGAAAGGGCGAAGAGATCAGCTAAGTTGGCGAAGGATGTGGCAGAGTTGAAGCGGTTTTTGGCAGATGCGACAGGGGAAGTTAATGCCGCTATTGACGCAAAAAAGACTGTTGTTTTGGAGGGGACGCAAGGCTTGATGCTTTCGCTTTATCACGGGTCTTATCCCTATGTTACGAGTCGTGATACAAGTGCTGCAGCCATATGTTCTGAGTCTGGGGTAGGTCCAAGTAGGGTGGACAAGGTTTTGGTTGTGTTTAAGGCTTTTATTACGCGTGTGGGTGCAGGAGATTTGCCTGGGGAGTTGTCCAAGGAAGAGGCCATACGGCGCAGGTGGTTTGAGACTGCGGCTGGTACAGGGCGGGATCGTAGGTCTGCACCGTTTAATTTTAATTTGGCGAGGAGAGTGGCGAAGATTCATGGTGCTACAGAGGCTGCTGTGACTAAGCTTGATATTTTATATCCCAGTTGCAAAAACGCGACTAGTTATGACAAGCTGCCTCAAGGAGCAAGAGACTTCTTAGTTAGAGTTGAGGAGGCAACAGGTGTACCTGTGACTATTGTTGGTACTGGACCTGGTGCATTGGACATAATTGATAGAAGAGGTTCAAGCTCCTAA
- a CDS encoding HAD family hydrolase, which translates to MQFKAVIFDLGDTLILTDRWDYNKCLAKLLKSLQHDNVIVSTSFEEFRRVYFKVRHQMYLESEQSLREVNFRLRIAETLKRFNHNFAHESPIITRAVEAFIEAFIEDVRMEAYVLPLLTRLKKKYKLGLVSNFAYSPGFWKILQRFNLTRFFDAVVVSGELGLRKPHPRIFKEALKTLGVEAAEAVFVGDSLKADIDGAKNMGFTTILVENTGLRKNPYAILGELDPIPVKPDRAIPNLRSLSKILEVL; encoded by the coding sequence ATGCAGTTCAAAGCCGTAATTTTCGACCTAGGCGACACGCTGATATTAACGGACCGATGGGACTACAACAAATGCTTAGCAAAGCTTCTGAAGAGCCTACAGCACGACAATGTGATAGTTTCGACTTCATTTGAGGAGTTTAGACGTGTTTACTTTAAAGTGCGCCATCAAATGTACCTCGAGTCTGAACAATCCCTTCGTGAAGTTAACTTTCGCCTACGAATTGCCGAGACATTAAAAAGGTTCAACCACAATTTTGCTCATGAAAGCCCAATAATAACGCGTGCTGTAGAAGCCTTTATCGAAGCTTTTATCGAAGACGTACGAATGGAAGCCTATGTGCTACCCTTACTCACTAGATTGAAAAAGAAATACAAGCTTGGACTAGTCTCCAATTTTGCCTACTCGCCAGGCTTTTGGAAGATACTGCAGCGCTTCAACTTAACCAGATTTTTTGACGCAGTAGTGGTTTCTGGCGAATTAGGCCTACGAAAACCTCATCCCAGGATTTTTAAAGAAGCACTAAAAACGCTAGGTGTCGAGGCTGCAGAAGCAGTTTTTGTAGGCGATTCCTTGAAAGCAGATATTGACGGAGCAAAAAACATGGGCTTCACGACAATTTTAGTTGAGAATACTGGACTTAGGAAGAATCCTTACGCAATTCTAGGTGAACTTGACCCAATTCCCGTAAAGCCCGACAGGGCAATACCAAATCTGAGAAGTCTGTCCAAAATCCTAGAGGTTTTGTAA
- a CDS encoding metallophosphoesterase, with protein sequence MKLIGLISDTHIPARAKAIPNKVFQVFQDACLIIHAGDLTKLSVIDELEQMAPVIAVHGNMDTRDVKEKLPVTNSVDVYDWKIGLTHSLNYFFRKSRFKGIIGKRGFHVFVSGHTHRPSLKYKMGMLLVNPGSPTNPIPPFLIRPSVALLKITKKEIKPEIVNL encoded by the coding sequence TTGAAACTAATAGGTTTGATCTCAGATACACATATTCCAGCCCGGGCAAAAGCTATTCCAAACAAAGTTTTCCAAGTCTTCCAAGACGCCTGTTTGATTATCCACGCTGGAGATTTAACGAAGCTAAGCGTCATAGACGAACTGGAACAGATGGCACCTGTAATCGCTGTGCATGGTAACATGGACACGCGAGACGTGAAAGAGAAATTGCCTGTTACAAATTCTGTTGACGTTTATGACTGGAAAATTGGATTGACTCACAGTCTAAACTATTTCTTTCGAAAAAGCAGATTTAAAGGCATAATCGGGAAGCGAGGATTCCACGTTTTCGTATCGGGGCATACTCATCGGCCAAGTTTGAAATATAAAATGGGCATGTTGCTCGTTAATCCCGGCAGCCCCACCAATCCAATCCCGCCATTTTTAATTAGACCATCAGTTGCACTATTGAAAATAACAAAGAAAGAAATTAAGCCGGAAATTGTCAACCTTTGA
- a CDS encoding MTH938/NDUFAF3 family protein has protein sequence MIEFYDFGTIVINGKHYTNDVIVFLGKVKDNWWRGEGHKLAIEDLQEVLKVEPQVVVVGTGYWGLMKVPKEVKRHLDRQGIRLMIEKTGDATKTFNRLAESGEKVVAALHLTC, from the coding sequence ATGATCGAATTCTATGATTTTGGCACAATCGTCATCAACGGCAAACACTACACTAATGATGTAATTGTATTTCTAGGCAAAGTAAAGGATAATTGGTGGCGGGGAGAGGGGCACAAACTCGCGATTGAAGATTTGCAAGAGGTATTAAAAGTTGAACCGCAAGTAGTTGTTGTGGGAACTGGTTATTGGGGTTTGATGAAAGTTCCAAAAGAGGTGAAGCGACATTTGGACAGACAAGGTATCCGGCTGATGATAGAAAAGACGGGTGATGCGACGAAAACTTTCAATAGACTAGCAGAGTCTGGTGAGAAGGTTGTTGCCGCGCTTCATTTGACGTGTTAA